The Pedobacter roseus genome contains a region encoding:
- a CDS encoding M48 family metallopeptidase translates to MKKLFLTASVAGILLFNSCSTVPLTGRSRFDLVSNDQVLPMAFQAYSTFLTENKSTVLPASNAQALKVKTIGSRLITAVKSYMNSNNYGNLIADYQWEVNVVQNNEKNAWCMPGGKIVVYTGILPVTQDDAGLATVMGHEIAHAIAGHSAERMSQEMVAQGVGAAAGVALSKNPKTQSIFNTLYGVGTPVAMLKFSRNQELEADRLGLIFMAMAGYNPQSATAFWNRMSAASAGAQKPAEFLSTHPSDATRIAQIQKYLPEAQQYYKK, encoded by the coding sequence ATGAAAAAGTTATTTTTAACAGCAAGTGTTGCTGGTATTTTATTATTTAATTCATGTTCTACCGTTCCTCTAACAGGTCGTAGTCGATTTGATTTAGTTAGTAACGATCAGGTTTTGCCAATGGCATTTCAAGCTTATAGCACTTTCTTAACAGAAAATAAATCTACCGTTTTGCCTGCTTCGAATGCCCAGGCTCTGAAGGTAAAAACGATTGGAAGCAGGTTAATTACAGCAGTAAAATCGTATATGAACAGCAATAACTACGGTAATCTGATCGCTGATTATCAGTGGGAAGTTAACGTAGTACAGAATAATGAAAAAAATGCCTGGTGTATGCCTGGTGGTAAAATTGTTGTTTATACAGGCATTTTGCCGGTAACGCAGGATGATGCTGGTTTAGCAACGGTAATGGGCCACGAGATTGCGCACGCTATTGCAGGTCACTCTGCAGAGCGTATGTCGCAGGAAATGGTTGCGCAGGGTGTTGGTGCAGCAGCAGGCGTTGCTTTATCTAAAAACCCGAAAACACAATCTATTTTTAATACCTTATATGGCGTTGGTACACCAGTTGCGATGTTGAAATTTAGCCGTAACCAGGAGTTGGAAGCCGACCGTTTAGGTTTGATTTTTATGGCCATGGCTGGATATAACCCACAAAGTGCCACTGCTTTCTGGAACAGAATGTCGGCTGCTTCTGCCGGAGCACAAAAACCAGCCGAATTTTTAAGTACCCACCCAAGTGATGCAACACGTATTGCGCAGATTCAAAAATATTTACCTGAAGCGCAACAGTATTATAAGAAATAA
- the plsY gene encoding glycerol-3-phosphate 1-O-acyltransferase PlsY produces the protein MVTVYSLSALLIAYLFGSIPTAVWLGQAFYGVDVREYGSGNAGATNTFRVLGKKAGIAVMIIDIAKGYTATNLAYLIGMSVTGPQNSVVFVNYQLALGVTAVMGHLFPVFAGFRGGKGVATLFGMILAVNFEASMLCVLVFVVVLLLTKYVSLSSICAGFTFPLSVVFLFQVSIKSEVLYGMVVCILILVTHQKNLERLLKGKESKVYLFRKKTN, from the coding sequence ATGGTTACGGTTTATTCTCTCAGCGCGCTATTAATTGCTTACCTTTTCGGATCTATACCAACGGCTGTATGGCTTGGTCAGGCCTTTTATGGGGTTGATGTAAGGGAATACGGAAGTGGCAACGCTGGCGCAACCAATACTTTTAGGGTATTGGGCAAAAAAGCCGGAATTGCCGTTATGATCATCGATATTGCAAAGGGTTATACCGCAACCAACCTGGCCTATTTAATCGGCATGTCGGTAACCGGGCCACAAAATTCAGTTGTTTTTGTTAATTATCAGCTTGCCCTTGGTGTAACCGCCGTAATGGGGCATTTATTTCCCGTTTTTGCGGGTTTTAGAGGAGGAAAAGGAGTGGCTACGCTTTTTGGAATGATTTTGGCAGTTAACTTCGAAGCATCTATGCTTTGTGTTCTGGTTTTCGTGGTGGTATTGTTATTAACCAAATATGTTTCATTAAGCTCCATCTGTGCAGGTTTTACTTTTCCGCTCAGCGTAGTCTTTTTGTTTCAGGTATCTATCAAATCCGAAGTGCTTTATGGCATGGTGGTTTGTATTTTAATTCTGGTAACCCACCAAAAAAACCTCGAAAGATTGCTGAAAGGCAAAGAATCCAAAGTGTACTTGTTTAGGAAGAAAACTAATTAA
- the nadC gene encoding carboxylating nicotinate-nucleotide diphosphorylase: MDTKLIHQFIKNALTEDIGDGDHTSLSTIPSGTQGKAKLIIKEDGILAGIELAIEIFKEVDADLKVEVLLKDGAAVKVGDIALTVAGSTHSILIAERLVLNCMQRMSGIATKTHRIVSLLKSTKTKILDTRKTTPGLRYLEKWAVRIGGGVNHRIGLYDMILIKDNHVDYAGGISNAITAAQKYLADQNKNLQIEIEVRNLEELKQVLAIGGVDRIMLDNFNFDTLSAAVALIDGKFITEASGGITEENVAEYAACGVDFISMGALTHSVKSLDMSLKAY, from the coding sequence TTGGATACTAAACTTATACATCAATTCATAAAAAATGCCCTTACCGAAGATATTGGTGATGGCGATCATACCTCACTTTCTACCATTCCTTCCGGTACGCAGGGAAAAGCAAAGCTCATTATCAAAGAAGATGGTATTTTGGCCGGAATTGAATTGGCGATTGAGATTTTTAAGGAAGTTGATGCTGATCTGAAAGTTGAAGTATTATTGAAGGATGGCGCAGCCGTAAAAGTTGGCGATATCGCTTTAACCGTAGCCGGAAGTACCCATTCTATTTTAATTGCAGAGCGTTTGGTTTTAAACTGTATGCAACGCATGAGTGGTATTGCCACCAAAACCCATCGCATTGTTTCTCTGCTAAAATCAACTAAAACCAAAATTTTAGATACCCGTAAAACTACTCCCGGACTTCGTTATTTAGAAAAATGGGCTGTAAGAATAGGTGGTGGTGTAAATCACCGGATTGGTTTATATGATATGATCCTGATTAAAGATAATCATGTGGATTATGCCGGAGGTATTTCAAACGCAATTACAGCTGCCCAAAAGTATCTTGCCGATCAAAATAAAAACCTGCAGATTGAAATTGAAGTTCGAAATTTAGAAGAACTGAAGCAGGTTTTAGCCATTGGTGGTGTAGACCGTATTATGCTTGATAATTTTAACTTCGACACCCTTAGTGCTGCAGTTGCATTAATCGATGGTAAATTTATTACAGAAGCTTCCGGAGGGATAACCGAAGAGAATGTTGCAGAATATGCTGCATGCGGTGTTGATTTTATCTCAATGGGTGCGCTTACACATTCTGTGAAAAGCCTGGATATGAGTTTAAAAGCATACTAA
- a CDS encoding DUF4783 domain-containing protein: MSSLYSSKAFQADIIDDLSSYFKAGNAKEIAKSFASTIELIMVDEEDVYSKAQGEQILRDFFVKHPPVKTSIFHKINTNPNYRFGVIILNTAKETFRVSITMKKFNTSFSITELRIEPVKD; the protein is encoded by the coding sequence TTGTCGTCATTATATAGTAGTAAAGCCTTCCAGGCTGATATTATTGATGATTTATCCTCGTATTTTAAAGCGGGCAACGCTAAAGAAATTGCCAAAAGTTTTGCTTCTACCATCGAACTGATCATGGTTGATGAAGAAGATGTCTACTCAAAAGCACAGGGTGAACAGATTTTGAGAGATTTTTTCGTGAAACATCCTCCGGTTAAAACAAGTATTTTTCATAAAATTAATACCAATCCAAATTATCGATTCGGTGTAATTATCTTAAATACCGCAAAAGAAACTTTCAGGGTTTCCATCACGATGAAAAAATTCAATACCAGCTTTTCGATCACCGAACTGAGAATTGAGCCTGTTAAAGATTAG